The following are encoded together in the Myxococcales bacterium genome:
- a CDS encoding TetR/AcrR family transcriptional regulator, protein MVEATHRVLQRNGIAATTLEAVAKEVGLTKAALYYYYPSKDALLFEIVFGAIEAQALAVHAAVAEAKNGGEALRAIVRETVSTFASRMDDFRLTYHYGQTAGPGAVRITPEQLARIRPLNDLAYAGAAAILSEDRKRGRGRARVEPRLMAFLANIAAVGLLTMKGMVESHGDPLLYSDEQLIDGLARIFEAAAAP, encoded by the coding sequence ATCGTCGAGGCGACCCACCGTGTTCTCCAACGAAATGGCATCGCTGCCACCACCCTCGAAGCCGTCGCCAAGGAGGTCGGACTGACAAAAGCGGCGCTCTATTATTACTACCCATCGAAGGACGCGCTCCTCTTCGAGATCGTCTTTGGCGCGATCGAAGCGCAGGCCTTGGCGGTGCACGCTGCGGTGGCGGAGGCAAAGAACGGCGGCGAAGCCTTGCGTGCCATCGTACGCGAGACCGTGAGCACGTTCGCGTCTCGCATGGACGACTTCCGCCTCACCTATCACTACGGGCAGACCGCGGGACCGGGCGCGGTTCGAATCACCCCCGAACAGCTGGCGAGGATCCGCCCGCTGAACGATCTCGCCTACGCGGGAGCAGCGGCGATACTGTCGGAGGACCGGAAGCGCGGACGAGGTCGCGCGCGCGTGGAACCCCGACTGATGGCGTTCCTCGCAAACATCGCGGCCGTCGGCCTGCTCACGATGAAAGGCATGGTCGAGAGCCACGGCGATCCACTGCTCTACTCGGACGAGCAGTTGATCGACGGCCTGGCGCGGATCTTCGAGGCCGCGGCGGCCCCGTGA
- a CDS encoding methyltransferase translates to MNAEAPHGWPADAVRDRLVGDWHIYQRKGGHRTSTDDLITAWYAVHRAAGRPSRYLDLGCGVGSVLLMVCHKLRPQLAYGVEAQAESVMMARRAVGELPSQPCEILIEHADFRAADRNDEGCDLVTGSPPYFPLHTGVLPADAQRRACRFEERGGVEDYLSAAARALSPDGRFYLVFQTAGGARVLAAAAEQALHVTGQADFFMRSDRLEAFLSVFELSRRDVPSPHQFQCAVRDADGEVSAEYQAIRRELLGPDLEPSRG, encoded by the coding sequence ATGAACGCGGAGGCGCCGCACGGCTGGCCGGCGGACGCGGTGCGCGACCGGCTGGTCGGCGACTGGCACATCTACCAGCGCAAGGGCGGACACCGCACCAGCACCGACGATCTGATCACCGCGTGGTATGCGGTGCATCGCGCCGCCGGGCGGCCGAGTCGTTATCTCGATCTCGGCTGTGGAGTGGGTTCAGTGCTGTTGATGGTGTGCCACAAGCTCAGGCCGCAGCTCGCGTACGGGGTCGAGGCACAGGCCGAGTCCGTGATGATGGCGCGGCGGGCCGTCGGCGAGCTGCCCTCGCAGCCGTGCGAGATCCTGATCGAGCATGCAGACTTTCGCGCTGCTGACCGGAACGACGAGGGCTGTGATCTCGTGACGGGATCACCACCCTACTTCCCGCTGCACACCGGTGTCCTGCCTGCGGATGCCCAGCGGCGGGCCTGCCGCTTCGAGGAGCGTGGCGGGGTAGAGGACTACCTGTCCGCCGCGGCGCGGGCGCTGTCTCCGGATGGGCGGTTTTACCTGGTGTTTCAGACGGCAGGCGGAGCGCGTGTCCTTGCCGCCGCAGCGGAGCAGGCGCTCCACGTGACCGGGCAAGCCGACTTTTTCATGCGCAGTGATCGCCTAGAGGCGTTTCTGTCGGTGTTCGAGCTCAGCCGGCGAGACGTGCCGTCCCCGCACCAGTTTCAGTGCGCGGTTCGTGACGCGGACGGCGAGGTGAGCGCGGAGTACCAGGCGATCCGGCGCGAGCTGCTGGGCCCGGATTTGGAGCCGAGCAGGGGCTGA
- a CDS encoding Rieske 2Fe-2S domain-containing protein, translated as MTRAVARLPLVELRAKGLCRVEYPPYDVCVALVEGQPFAIEDGCNHAGASLSEGHQDGETITCPMHGYVFSLKTGELLAPLGLCGDQRRFACRVEGDEVVIEDTFELEVR; from the coding sequence GTGACCCGCGCCGTCGCACGGCTTCCCCTGGTCGAGCTCCGAGCCAAGGGGCTGTGTCGTGTCGAGTATCCGCCCTACGACGTATGTGTAGCTTTGGTGGAGGGCCAACCCTTTGCCATCGAGGACGGCTGCAACCACGCCGGCGCGAGCCTGTCCGAGGGGCATCAAGACGGGGAGACCATCACCTGCCCGATGCACGGCTACGTGTTCTCCTTGAAGACCGGCGAGCTCCTGGCGCCCCTGGGTTTGTGCGGAGATCAGCGGCGTTTTGCCTGCCGCGTCGAGGGGGACGAGGTGGTGATCGAGGACACCTTCGAGCTCGAGGTGCGCTGA
- a CDS encoding NUDIX hydrolase yields the protein MKPWRVVESSILLERKWLTVRQERIELPHGGEIDEFHLIVAPDWTGILALTEDGQVVMVEQYRHGAADVSRELPAGVIDDGEDALVAARRELREETGYEAEDWQPLLSVSTEPSRHTNRAHFFFARSARRAFEQELDASEHIRVTLVPVRELIPAIERGEIFHGVHVAAIHAALHRGLLGTS from the coding sequence ATGAAACCGTGGCGCGTCGTCGAGAGCTCGATCTTGCTCGAGCGAAAGTGGCTTACGGTTCGGCAGGAGCGCATCGAGCTGCCGCACGGCGGTGAGATCGACGAGTTCCACCTGATCGTGGCTCCAGACTGGACCGGGATCTTGGCGCTGACCGAGGACGGCCAGGTGGTGATGGTCGAGCAGTACCGCCACGGTGCCGCCGACGTGAGCCGTGAGCTTCCGGCTGGTGTGATCGACGACGGCGAAGACGCGCTCGTCGCGGCGAGGCGCGAGCTGCGCGAGGAGACCGGCTACGAAGCCGAGGACTGGCAACCTCTCCTGTCCGTCTCCACCGAACCCAGTCGGCACACCAACCGCGCCCACTTCTTCTTCGCGCGGAGCGCGCGGCGCGCCTTCGAGCAAGAGCTCGACGCGAGTGAGCACATCCGGGTGACGCTCGTGCCAGTCCGAGAGTTGATCCCGGCCATCGAGCGCGGCGAGATCTTCCACGGCGTGCACGTCGCTGCCATTCATGCCGCGCTGCACCGCGGCCTGCTCGGGACCAGCTGA
- a CDS encoding endonuclease/exonuclease/phosphatase family protein — translation MKQLGRAVLFAIGLLSLGCGDDTEDSQALPAKPLTVMTYNVLCSICKGGEYDPWAERLGYFGDIFKRHDPDLIGVQELTPLTGEVDALLAQAPGRSALFFEQEGWPPYPDAAIVYRTSRFKVLEHGTYWLSPTPDVARSTGFADPQLPRLVVWARLLDKAGDREMFFASTHFDNNSPSQELSAPLVLERTAPFAGTLPVVFVGDFNSRPDSKAYGILTGDTSHGVVFQDAYDLAPSPGIVENQDPDPTFDDKDRIDHVFLAGDGVTWSAESWVSDLYVYGAKNRYPSDHFAVVSRIDRD, via the coding sequence ATGAAACAACTGGGTCGAGCGGTTCTCTTCGCAATCGGACTGCTCAGCTTGGGCTGTGGTGATGACACGGAGGACTCGCAGGCACTGCCCGCGAAGCCACTGACGGTCATGACGTACAACGTGCTCTGCTCCATCTGCAAGGGCGGTGAGTACGACCCCTGGGCCGAGCGCCTCGGCTACTTCGGTGACATCTTCAAGCGGCACGATCCCGATCTGATCGGTGTGCAAGAGCTGACGCCGCTGACCGGAGAGGTCGACGCGCTCTTGGCGCAAGCGCCGGGGCGCAGCGCGCTCTTCTTCGAGCAAGAGGGCTGGCCGCCGTATCCCGACGCGGCGATCGTCTACCGCACGTCGCGGTTCAAGGTGCTCGAGCACGGAACGTACTGGCTCAGCCCGACTCCGGACGTCGCGCGCTCGACGGGTTTTGCCGATCCGCAGCTGCCACGCCTGGTCGTCTGGGCGCGGCTGCTCGACAAGGCAGGCGACCGCGAGATGTTCTTTGCCAGCACGCACTTCGACAACAACTCACCCAGCCAGGAGCTGAGCGCGCCGCTGGTGCTGGAGCGTACGGCGCCGTTTGCGGGCACACTGCCGGTGGTGTTCGTCGGCGACTTCAACTCCCGCCCGGACAGCAAGGCCTATGGGATCTTGACGGGTGACACGAGCCACGGCGTCGTGTTCCAGGACGCCTACGATCTCGCGCCGTCGCCTGGCATCGTCGAGAACCAAGATCCCGATCCGACCTTCGACGACAAGGACCGCATCGACCACGTGTTTCTGGCGGGTGACGGTGTGACCTGGAGCGCGGAGAGCTGGGTGTCGGATCTGTACGTCTACGGCGCAAAGAACCGCTACCCGTCCGACCACTTCGCGGTCGTGTCCCGCATTGATCGAGACTGA
- a CDS encoding Ig-like domain-containing protein, producing MTRAYAFSLVFISASLAFSCAESDGGSGGAGVCGDGKLTGTELCDGTDFGGRTCASEGFKSGLLICTPTCTVEKAGCCNDQCVNVDDTSCEGSKLMKCAQSAGGCRLLVEAEDCGKAGKTCESSGGSAVCKSSSCQDACPTINKTQCNGTAIEFCAQGPDGCKLWAQSSDCADKSQACDDSSGTAACSGTCVDPCKVGQVQCSGNVLQECGTIAGGCLGWVTKTDCASSGGICATTTGTAACESGCPAKCQKDGLQICMNNSVQTCSKGTNGCLDWVKTQDCGSLLCKLAAGGTAKCEGVCSTPCPTLSAKQCNANVVEECQAAAGGCQEWKVTQTCPIGQACDPTGGAFTCKTAPPTGEDCGHVIVVQKGANTINWTASKNDYLSTTPSCSWADADGPDIVLVYQPTFTGTVDFTFEKPIDTRWMAVVASGSCGNLSSQLSCVSEYSDPSMGDSFSVTAGTTYFFYVADTNSGTAPLSNPLKLQLTEINCSTFSAGAVTMVPANGATTSSLKQKLQVTFETAVNTTAGSVKLTGNKGTNLTYNVATATEVSFSTDDKTMTIEAAAPFPAGEVISVSWTGLNDAKCSKPLKAAAWTFTVVTPPCAPGTAGMVGSTLTKLPSGTGSSYPSVYYVVPDKNPTGFVYFGGSSELWRMPKAGGAGVEITATAGLSSPHLGYDMVVNGNDIFTVESKSTGTTGFVWRISKDAGQSFGITDFATFPSTPLDTFDSANLYKGRIYMVTNESSSSSDPTQIWSVDAAATAPATAKLEASVPGEAYCMGIAVDDQNYYLTCGDNDRLIRVNRTTSAVTLLTNSLDLSATQNYLHAKDTTGDGIADYLYFKAADDIVYFTCNPAGATPYSDVLASYGSGYGSYGLGLDAAANTLYAWDDATYDLVVIK from the coding sequence GTGACCAGAGCCTACGCATTTTCGTTGGTGTTCATTTCGGCGAGCCTCGCCTTCTCCTGTGCCGAGAGCGACGGCGGTTCGGGTGGAGCGGGCGTGTGTGGTGACGGCAAGCTCACCGGCACCGAGCTTTGCGACGGGACCGACTTTGGCGGCCGAACCTGCGCCAGCGAAGGGTTCAAGTCCGGCTTGCTCATCTGCACGCCGACCTGCACCGTGGAGAAGGCGGGTTGCTGCAACGATCAGTGCGTCAACGTCGACGACACCTCGTGCGAGGGCAGCAAGCTGATGAAGTGTGCGCAGTCGGCGGGCGGCTGCCGGCTCTTGGTCGAGGCCGAGGACTGCGGGAAGGCAGGCAAGACCTGTGAGAGCTCCGGCGGCAGTGCGGTGTGCAAGAGCAGCAGCTGCCAGGATGCGTGTCCCACCATCAACAAGACGCAGTGCAACGGCACTGCCATCGAGTTCTGCGCGCAGGGCCCCGATGGGTGCAAACTCTGGGCACAGTCCAGCGATTGCGCCGACAAGAGCCAGGCGTGTGACGACTCGAGCGGCACGGCTGCTTGTTCGGGTACCTGTGTCGACCCGTGCAAGGTGGGTCAGGTGCAGTGCAGCGGAAACGTACTGCAAGAGTGCGGCACGATTGCTGGTGGCTGCCTGGGCTGGGTGACCAAGACCGATTGTGCGTCGTCGGGCGGCATCTGCGCGACCACCACGGGCACCGCAGCGTGTGAGTCCGGTTGTCCGGCCAAGTGCCAGAAGGACGGACTTCAGATCTGCATGAACAACTCGGTGCAGACCTGCAGCAAGGGCACCAACGGCTGCCTGGACTGGGTGAAGACCCAGGACTGCGGCAGTCTCTTGTGCAAGCTGGCCGCAGGCGGTACCGCCAAGTGCGAGGGGGTCTGCTCGACTCCCTGTCCGACCCTGTCAGCCAAACAGTGCAACGCCAACGTCGTCGAGGAGTGCCAGGCGGCGGCGGGCGGCTGCCAGGAGTGGAAGGTCACCCAAACCTGTCCGATCGGCCAGGCGTGTGATCCAACCGGCGGCGCGTTCACCTGCAAGACCGCTCCCCCGACCGGCGAAGACTGCGGTCACGTGATCGTCGTGCAGAAGGGCGCCAACACCATCAACTGGACGGCCAGCAAGAACGACTACCTGAGCACCACCCCGTCGTGCTCGTGGGCGGACGCCGACGGTCCCGACATCGTGCTCGTCTACCAGCCGACCTTCACGGGTACCGTCGACTTCACCTTCGAGAAACCGATCGACACTCGCTGGATGGCCGTCGTTGCCAGCGGGTCGTGCGGGAACCTGTCGTCGCAGCTTTCGTGCGTCTCGGAGTACAGCGACCCCTCCATGGGCGACAGCTTCTCCGTCACCGCCGGCACCACGTACTTCTTTTACGTCGCCGACACCAACAGCGGAACGGCGCCGCTGTCGAACCCGCTGAAGCTGCAGCTCACGGAGATCAACTGCAGCACCTTCAGCGCGGGTGCCGTGACCATGGTTCCGGCGAACGGCGCCACCACGAGCTCGCTCAAACAGAAGCTCCAGGTGACGTTCGAGACCGCCGTGAACACGACGGCCGGCAGCGTGAAGCTCACCGGCAACAAGGGCACGAACCTCACGTACAACGTCGCGACGGCGACCGAGGTCAGCTTCTCGACGGACGACAAGACCATGACCATCGAGGCCGCGGCACCATTCCCCGCGGGTGAGGTCATCAGCGTCAGCTGGACGGGCCTGAACGACGCCAAGTGCAGCAAGCCACTCAAGGCGGCAGCCTGGACGTTCACCGTGGTCACGCCGCCCTGCGCGCCCGGAACCGCCGGCATGGTCGGTTCCACGCTGACCAAGCTCCCGAGCGGCACCGGCTCGAGTTACCCGTCGGTGTACTACGTCGTCCCGGACAAGAACCCGACCGGCTTCGTGTACTTCGGCGGCTCCTCGGAGCTCTGGCGCATGCCAAAGGCGGGCGGCGCGGGCGTGGAAATCACCGCAACGGCCGGGCTCTCGTCGCCACATCTCGGCTACGACATGGTGGTCAACGGCAACGACATCTTCACCGTCGAGTCCAAGTCGACCGGCACCACCGGCTTCGTCTGGCGCATCTCCAAGGACGCGGGCCAGAGCTTCGGCATCACCGACTTCGCGACCTTCCCTTCGACCCCCCTCGACACGTTCGACTCGGCCAACCTGTACAAGGGCCGCATCTACATGGTGACGAACGAGTCCTCGTCGTCGAGTGATCCGACGCAGATCTGGTCGGTCGACGCCGCGGCGACCGCGCCAGCGACGGCCAAGCTCGAGGCGAGCGTCCCGGGTGAGGCGTACTGCATGGGCATCGCCGTCGACGATCAGAACTACTACCTGACCTGCGGCGACAACGACCGCCTGATCCGCGTGAACCGCACGACCTCGGCGGTCACCCTGCTCACCAATTCGCTCGATCTGTCGGCGACCCAGAACTACCTGCACGCCAAGGACACCACCGGCGACGGCATCGCGGACTACCTCTACTTCAAGGCCGCCGACGACATCGTGTACTTCACCTGCAACCCGGCCGGTGCGACTCCCTACAGCGACGTGCTCGCGTCGTATGGCAGTGGCTACGGCAGCTACGGGCTCGGTCTGGACGCCGCCGCCAACACGCTCTACGCCTGGGACGACGCGACTTACGATCTGGTCGTCATCAAGTGA
- a CDS encoding class II glutamine amidotransferase: MCELFAMSARFPTTVRLSFDELARHGGGTGPHRDGWGISFWHDGDALVIREPDAANDSQWVRFLHEREPRTSIAIAHIRRATQGPRSLRNTQPFSRELGGRIHLFAHNGMLPGIEALPQFLTRRFRPIGDTDSEHAFCALLERVASLWDKGHPSVEDRLRAIRAFAAELRPLGPANFLYTDGDVVFVHGDRRKHDSGDFRAPGLHVLCRSCSTRSEAVSLVGVSIDPEEHQDVALVASVPLSGEPWQPVPEGEIVMLREGRVMSLPAA, from the coding sequence GTGTGTGAGCTGTTCGCGATGTCCGCGCGGTTCCCGACCACGGTCCGCCTCTCGTTCGACGAGCTGGCGCGGCACGGCGGCGGGACCGGGCCGCACCGCGACGGATGGGGGATCAGCTTCTGGCACGACGGAGACGCGCTGGTGATCCGCGAGCCTGACGCCGCCAACGACAGCCAGTGGGTCCGGTTTCTCCACGAGCGAGAGCCCCGGACCTCGATCGCGATCGCACACATTCGTCGGGCGACTCAGGGGCCGCGGTCCTTGCGCAACACCCAGCCGTTCAGCCGGGAGCTGGGCGGCCGGATTCACCTGTTTGCGCACAACGGAATGTTGCCCGGCATCGAGGCTCTCCCGCAGTTCTTGACCCGCCGCTTCCGTCCCATCGGGGATACCGACTCGGAGCACGCGTTCTGTGCCCTGCTGGAGCGGGTGGCGTCGCTGTGGGACAAGGGACATCCGAGCGTCGAGGACCGCCTGCGCGCGATCCGCGCCTTCGCGGCTGAGCTACGACCGCTCGGGCCCGCAAACTTTCTGTATACGGATGGCGACGTGGTTTTCGTGCATGGCGATCGCCGGAAACACGACTCCGGCGACTTCCGCGCGCCCGGGCTGCATGTGCTCTGCCGGAGCTGTTCGACCCGCTCGGAGGCGGTGTCGCTGGTCGGCGTGTCCATCGACCCTGAAGAGCATCAGGACGTTGCGCTGGTCGCCAGCGTCCCGCTCAGCGGCGAGCCATGGCAGCCCGTCCCAGAGGGCGAGATCGTGATGTTGCGCGAAGGTCGCGTGATGTCGCTGCCCGCTGCGTGA
- a CDS encoding glutathione S-transferase N-terminal domain-containing protein, which produces MLFMDRGCPFAHRVLALLEHLGVGYDSHEAPLGALPEGLSRWSPSGRIPLLIHGGVTIGESRVMLEHLAEAYGFDSAYSDVLNERTLERHAMALMDGSVAPWLTRDDAEPEPTRLAECLDVFEGVTHSPPGPGLLSFHFAPVWLRFQWWWPDGLITRAIRDRRTLAAWLDQAAQLPAVVRSAPSQAENVADFRAACAMRSPVTP; this is translated from the coding sequence ATGCTCTTCATGGATCGTGGCTGTCCGTTCGCGCACCGGGTGCTCGCACTCCTCGAACATCTCGGTGTGGGATACGACTCGCACGAAGCTCCGCTGGGCGCGCTGCCAGAGGGTCTCTCCCGCTGGTCACCGAGCGGACGCATCCCCTTGCTCATTCACGGAGGGGTGACGATCGGAGAGTCCAGGGTGATGCTCGAGCACCTCGCAGAGGCCTACGGCTTCGACTCGGCCTACTCGGACGTGCTGAACGAGCGCACGCTCGAGCGACACGCCATGGCGCTGATGGATGGCTCCGTGGCGCCGTGGCTCACCCGCGATGACGCGGAGCCTGAGCCAACACGCCTCGCCGAGTGCCTCGATGTGTTCGAGGGCGTGACTCACTCTCCGCCCGGACCAGGTCTGCTGAGCTTTCATTTCGCGCCCGTGTGGTTGCGCTTTCAATGGTGGTGGCCGGATGGCTTGATCACGAGGGCCATCCGCGACCGCAGGACGCTCGCGGCCTGGCTCGACCAGGCTGCGCAGCTGCCTGCCGTGGTGCGCTCGGCCCCGAGCCAAGCCGAAAATGTGGCCGATTTCCGGGCCGCTTGCGCGATGCGGAGCCCCGTGACCCCGTGA
- a CDS encoding MAPEG family protein yields MDKLSLQNPLFVTYVIAAAIMILKAASMSWLTVVRMMQVKGGYRAPEDLAKTPLNPEPDPKQLEPNEAVERIRRIHLNDLENIPFFLVAGLLFILTDPSLLLARVLLYGYVATRLLHFVAYFTGRTHDLRATLWTPGSLIILFMAGRTLFVALGH; encoded by the coding sequence ATGGACAAGCTGAGCCTTCAAAACCCACTCTTCGTCACCTACGTGATCGCGGCGGCGATCATGATCCTCAAAGCGGCGAGCATGTCGTGGCTGACCGTCGTGCGCATGATGCAGGTCAAGGGAGGCTACCGAGCGCCCGAAGACCTGGCCAAGACGCCCCTCAACCCCGAGCCGGATCCGAAACAGTTGGAGCCGAACGAAGCGGTCGAGCGGATCCGACGCATCCATCTGAACGACCTGGAGAACATCCCGTTCTTCCTGGTCGCCGGCTTGCTCTTCATCCTGACCGATCCGTCCCTGCTCCTCGCGCGCGTGCTGCTGTATGGCTACGTCGCGACACGCCTGCTGCACTTCGTTGCGTACTTCACCGGTCGCACCCACGATCTTCGCGCCACGCTGTGGACGCCCGGGTCGCTCATCATCCTCTTCATGGCCGGCCGAACGCTCTTCGTCGCGCTCGGCCACTGA
- a CDS encoding aldehyde dehydrogenase family protein, translating to MGQGIFSEKNPGDLSALSQVEATSKDEVARIVAAARAAQKQWGDKSVDARAELILAVARRMMEQRAEALPIIASETGRSETECLMSELASALEFFKQAIRAGKKALMPERIKISALDYPGKKAVVEVLPRGVVGIIAPWNYPLGNFMKSLVPALLSGNAVVLKPSEQTPRTGAWLAKIAGEVLPRNLVGLVQGGGEVGEALIGAGVDAIVFTGSVKTGKRVAVSAAERLIPYSVELGGKDAAIVLADCDLERTVAGIAQWGLHNAGQNCAAVERVYVEELIADTFVERLGRFVSELRVAPEDGLTDLGPLQNEPQLRIVERHVDEAKDKGAKVVCGGAPTQRGYGYRPTVLDRCTHEMAVMREETFGPVIGVMRVKSAEEAVRLANDSSYGLNGSVWTRDIERGIVLAKQLEVGVALVNNHAITGILPETPWTGVKDTGPGVASSRHAYSTFTRPRTVFVDRSSKPDPWWMPADDNLRALGEALVERQLHGGLGVLLRLGALVGKRVKAIQAAVTAPPRKALPPAKESAKSAEA from the coding sequence ATGGGGCAAGGAATCTTTTCGGAGAAAAATCCCGGCGACCTCTCGGCGCTCTCGCAGGTCGAAGCGACCAGCAAGGACGAGGTCGCGCGCATCGTGGCGGCGGCGCGGGCTGCGCAGAAGCAGTGGGGCGACAAGAGCGTCGATGCGCGGGCCGAGCTGATCCTGGCCGTCGCCCGACGCATGATGGAGCAGCGCGCTGAAGCCCTGCCCATCATCGCGAGTGAGACCGGACGCAGCGAGACCGAGTGCCTGATGAGTGAGCTCGCGAGCGCCCTCGAGTTCTTCAAACAGGCCATCCGCGCGGGCAAGAAGGCGCTGATGCCGGAGCGCATCAAGATTTCCGCGCTGGACTACCCAGGCAAGAAGGCGGTGGTCGAGGTCCTGCCGCGGGGAGTCGTTGGCATCATCGCGCCGTGGAACTACCCGCTCGGAAACTTCATGAAGTCGCTGGTCCCGGCGCTGCTCAGCGGCAACGCGGTGGTCCTCAAGCCGAGCGAACAGACACCGCGCACCGGTGCCTGGCTCGCGAAGATCGCAGGCGAGGTCCTGCCCAGGAACCTGGTGGGTCTCGTCCAGGGCGGGGGCGAGGTCGGCGAAGCGCTGATCGGCGCGGGTGTCGACGCGATTGTCTTCACCGGCTCGGTGAAGACGGGCAAACGCGTGGCGGTGAGCGCTGCCGAACGGCTGATCCCGTACTCGGTGGAGCTCGGGGGCAAGGACGCCGCCATCGTGCTCGCGGACTGTGATCTCGAGCGCACCGTCGCCGGCATCGCCCAGTGGGGTCTGCACAACGCCGGACAGAACTGCGCCGCCGTCGAGCGGGTCTATGTCGAGGAGTTGATCGCCGACACCTTCGTCGAGCGCCTCGGCCGTTTCGTGAGTGAGCTGCGGGTGGCGCCCGAGGACGGCTTGACCGATCTCGGACCGTTACAGAACGAACCTCAGCTGCGAATCGTCGAGCGTCACGTCGACGAAGCCAAAGACAAGGGGGCAAAGGTCGTCTGCGGGGGTGCGCCGACCCAACGGGGTTACGGCTACCGACCGACGGTGCTCGACCGCTGCACCCACGAGATGGCGGTGATGCGCGAGGAGACCTTTGGTCCGGTCATCGGTGTCATGCGTGTGAAGAGCGCCGAGGAAGCGGTCCGGCTCGCCAACGACTCGAGCTATGGTCTGAACGGCTCGGTGTGGACCCGCGACATCGAGCGCGGCATCGTGCTGGCGAAGCAGCTCGAGGTCGGGGTTGCGCTGGTGAACAACCACGCCATCACCGGGATCCTGCCGGAGACACCCTGGACCGGCGTGAAGGACACCGGCCCGGGCGTGGCTTCGAGCCGGCATGCGTACTCGACGTTCACGCGACCGCGGACCGTGTTTGTCGACCGTTCGAGCAAGCCGGACCCGTGGTGGATGCCCGCGGATGACAACCTGCGCGCCCTCGGCGAGGCGCTGGTCGAGCGGCAGCTCCACGGCGGACTTGGCGTCTTGCTCCGCCTCGGAGCGCTGGTGGGCAAACGCGTGAAGGCGATCCAGGCGGCGGTCACCGCGCCGCCGCGCAAAGCCTTGCCGCCGGCCAAGGAATCGGCCAAGTCGGCCGAGGCCTGA
- a CDS encoding MBL fold metallo-hydrolase gives METRTDEIADGIFRFSTCVPDAAPGGFTFNQFLIKADQPLLFHTGPRRMFPLVSEAISRVVPLSSLRFISFGHVESDECGSMNELLAAAPRAEVAHGAIGCMVSLDDLCDRAPRKLADGEVIDLGGKRVRHIDTPHVPHNWEARVLFEETTRTLLCGDLFTHAGDGPALTTDDIVAPALAAEEIFGATALSVVTAPTIRRLAALEPRTLALMHGSSTQTGCSDALLRLADAYEAKLGLR, from the coding sequence ATGGAAACCCGCACCGACGAAATCGCAGATGGCATCTTCCGCTTCTCGACCTGTGTCCCCGACGCCGCACCCGGCGGGTTCACGTTCAATCAGTTCCTGATCAAGGCTGACCAGCCGCTGCTCTTCCATACCGGCCCGCGGCGCATGTTTCCGCTCGTCTCGGAGGCCATCAGTCGCGTCGTTCCGCTCTCGAGCCTCCGGTTCATCAGCTTCGGCCACGTCGAATCCGACGAGTGCGGTTCGATGAACGAGCTGCTCGCGGCCGCCCCCCGGGCCGAGGTCGCGCACGGGGCGATCGGCTGCATGGTCTCACTCGACGATCTCTGCGATCGCGCTCCGCGCAAGCTCGCGGACGGGGAGGTGATCGACCTGGGTGGCAAGCGGGTGCGCCACATCGACACCCCCCACGTCCCGCACAACTGGGAGGCCCGTGTCCTGTTCGAAGAGACGACGAGGACGCTGCTCTGTGGCGATCTCTTCACCCACGCCGGCGACGGACCTGCGCTCACGACCGACGACATCGTTGCGCCGGCGCTCGCCGCGGAGGAGATCTTCGGCGCGACGGCGCTCTCGGTCGTGACCGCGCCGACGATTCGCCGTCTGGCCGCGCTCGAGCCGCGCACACTGGCGCTGATGCACGGTTCATCGACCCAGACCGGCTGCAGCGACGCGCTGCTGCGGCTGGCGGATGCGTACGAGGCCAAGCTCGGACTTCGCTGA